Within the Paenibacillus sp. AN1007 genome, the region GCCCGCACGAACCAGATAGATCGCCATCATGATGCCAAACAGCGTATTCAGAAGCGTAACCGCCAGAACGACCAGCCCTGTCATCATTAGGGCGTGCAGCGCCTCAGGACGCATAATGCCTTCCACAAAGCCTCCTGCGCCGTCCTCAAATGCTCCAATCAGAATACGACCGAGCGGAATAATGAGCAGCAGCGTAAACACTACAAACGTCAGTCCGATTAACCATTTCCTCATCGTTTTCTCCCCCGCATCTGTACCAGATTAATCAGCCAGAGGATCAGGAAGGAGAGTGTCAGCAGCAGTACGGATACCGCCGCCGCCCCGGTCGGGTTATCACTTTCAATCTCACCGTAGATAAAGACAGAAGCGGTCAGCGTTCTGCCCGGAATATTGCCTGCAACAAGTACCACAGCTCCGAATTCAGCAAGTGCCCTGGAAAATGCGAGCATCCCGCCGCTGATCATTCCTGGAGCCATAGAAGGCAGAATAACCTGCATGAAGGTACGAGCTCTGGAAGCTCCCATCGTGTACGATGCTTCTTCTTCGGAAGGATCAATTTCCTCAAGCAGAGGCTGGACGGCCCGAATGACAAAAGGAAACGTGACAAAGGTCATCGCGATGATAATGGCAGGCTGATGAAATACAATCTCGAAGCCCATCGATGCAGCCAGTTTCCCGACAGCACTCACGGGACCAAGCAGCAGCATAATCATCAGACCGCCAACGGCTGTTGGCAGTGCAAAAGGAAGATCAACCAGACTGTTGAGAAATGATCTGCCAAAGAAGCGATATCTCGTTAACACCCAAGCAATCATCGTACCCAGAATTACATTAATGAGCGCCGCCACTACAGCTAGACGGACCGTTAACAGTACTGCCTTCCATGCGATCGGGTCCATGATACTCTCGGCGAAATTGCTCCATCCTTCGGAGAAGGAATTGACGTACACCCCAATAATCGGAAGCACAATAAGTACGATAAAATATAACAATACGGTACTGCGAAATCCCCAAGTCCATCCTTTATGACGAAGAACGGTGTTCATTGCTGTGTTCCCTCCCAGCCTCCGGCTTCGGCTCCGGTCGGCAGTCTACCTGACATCATACGACATTTTCCTAAGTTGGATAAGTTTACTTTATTATTATTCCCATTAGTCTACTTGGTTTTTTTGCTTATCTGATACTTTACCAGTTTACAGTGCTGATCGTCAATGCTTTTATTCGAACTATTTTATGTGCTGATCAAAAAGCCAGATGCATATCAGCAGGCGTATTCGCTGCATTCGATTCATCGAAAATCGGTTCAATCCAGTTAAACATTTGTCTGTCCTCTTCTTTCATTTGACCTGTTTATGCATGCCTGTAATTCACCCGGATTTGTTTCGTTTAATGAAGTTAAGTTACAATCTATAGAGTTAAAGCCGGGAAGCTATTACAACGCCAAGGAGTGAGTAAAGATGTTATTTAAACAAAGCCTGTCCACCTCAGCCAGAGACGAAATGAAAGAAATTACACGGGATGTCAAACAAGTTGTGCTGAGCAGCGGCGTGCAAAACGGTACCGTGCTCATCTACTGTCCCCATACGACAGCCGGAATTGCCATTAATGAAAATGCAGACCCTGATGTAAAACATGATGTATTGTTACGCCTGGACGAGGTCTACCCTTGGGAGCATCCTGAGTATCGTCATGCCGAAGGCAATACAGCTTCTCATCTCAAGTCGATTACCAGCGGCCCCTCACAGACTGTCATCATTCATGAAGGCAGACTGCTGCTGGGACGATGGCAGGGTATTTATTTCTGCGAGTTCGATGGACCGCGTGAACGGGAGTATTTTATCAAGATTATGCAGGGTTAGATGGGATTTAGATAAAACTTCCAAAAAAATGAAAACACAAACAGGCGATCCACCCTGTAACGGGGTTTGGAATCGCCTGTCTTCGTCTTCTGCGTGTAAAGTGAATAACTTTCGCAAGATAACGTTATAAAGAATTAATGTTATGACAAATCACCGCCCTGAAGTGTAGGGGCGCAAGCGAAAGCGGCAGTTACTGCACGCCAGGCTGCTGGCCCAAGTTACGGCACAACACTTTAACATGAGACAGCGCAGAGGATTCGATCTCCGCGAACGTTAAACGGTCTTGAATATAATACGATATGAATCCGTGCATAGCCAGAAACAAAGTGCGCGGCACATGCTGTATATCCTCTTCGGCACAGCCTTCTTCTTTCATGTACTGGCGGATAATTGACGCAAACAGTTCGAAACACCTTCCCTGCTCGGTACGGCAATAGGACAACAATTCCTCGTCCCGAATCATAAACATAATCTCATATTGATACGGGTTCTCCAGACCAAACCGAATAAACTCCATCAAAATATGCTCGACCTTGCTCACGCCGCCTGCAACCGGCCTGACCATAGCCTGCAGCAGCAGATGCCCCAAGTGGTTGAAGTCCTCTACCACAATTGCATAGAACAGCTCTGCTTTTTCCTTGAAATGATAATACAGCGACCCATGACTATAGCCCAGATGCTGGCCGATGCTTCGCATCGATATGGCACGGTATCCTTTGGTAATAAAAAGATGCCTCGCCGCCTCCAGTATCCGCTCCCTCGACAACTCCTGTTCGACTGCTCTTCTAGCCATATATTTTATTCCCCTTCAATAAAATAAAGCCGCTGTCCCTCCGTGATCCGGGATTGCCCTTGCGTCAAATCCGTGATCCAGGCAATAAATGCCTCGGTTTCACTATCCGGCGGAAGACAAGTTAACGTAACCTTATCGGTGAAAGCCGTTTCACCTGTACGCACTTCCCGGCTTCTTAACTCGTTTTCCACTTTCCCAAGCCATGTATAATCCAGCTCTACAAATACTTCACGATGCAGCAGCTTGGTAATGGCTTCTCCTGCTTCAATGGCTGCCACAGCTCCATCCGTATATGCACGGATAAGTCCGCCTGCCCCAAGCATGATTCCCCCAAAGTAACGTGTGACTACAATCGCTACATTCTTTAATTGCTGATTCTTGATCACTTCAAGAATGGGTTTACCCGCGGTACCGCTTGGTTCCCCGTCATCCGACTGCTTCTGAATCTCATCCCGCTCGCCAATCATATACGCAGAGCAGTTATGTGTCGCATTCCAATGTTTTTTCTTGATATCATCAATAAAAGCAATCGCTTCCTGCTCGGTTGTGACCGGCATAATATGACCGATAAAGCGTGACTTTTTGATCACGATCTCCAGCTGTCCCGATCCCCGAACCGTACGGTAACGTTCCATCATGTTTAATCCAACTTTCTGTACATCTTCTGACGCCAACCTTCGTTGTTTCCTTATTTTCCTGAAGCTCAACTATCCGTAAATCATCCATTTTACAAGAAAGCAGTTCCCCGCGTGAAGCGGATGAACTGCCCTGGTTAATGACATCCGGGAAACGAAATCCTGCACAGCAACGATTCCCGGATGGACTTAACAATCTTTATTTAACTATATGAGCAGAGCGTTGAATTATTCGGAAAGTCTCGCTTCAAGCGCTGCTTTCTCTTCTTCAAAGCCTGGTTTGCCCAGCAGTGCAAACATGTTTTTCTTGTATGCTTCCACGCCCGGCTGGTCAAATGGATTCACACCCAGCAGATATCCGCTGATGCCGCATGCTTTTTCAAAGAAGTATACCAGATATCCGAACGAATATGGAGTCATATCTGGAATGTTCACAATCAGATTTGGAACTTGGCCATCGGTATGTGCGAGGAGCGTTCCTTGGAATGCTTTTTTGTTAACAAAATCCATCGTTTTGCCTTCCAGGAAGTTCAGGCCATCCAGATCGTCTGCATCTGCTTCAATGGAGATATGCTCCGATACTTCAGCAACTTGAATAACGGTTTCGAAGATGTTCCGGCTGCCTTCCTGAATGAATTGACCCATAGAGTGCAGGTCTGTGGAGAAATCCACGGATGCAGGATAGATACCTTTGTAATCTTTACCTTCACTTTCACCAAAGAGCTGTTTCCACCACTCGGATACAAAGTGCAGGGACGGCTCGTAGTTTACAAGGATTTCTGTGCCTTTGCCTTTGCGATAAAGTGCGTTACGAACCGCAGCGTATTGATAAGCTTCGTTCTCAGCAACATTCGGGTTGCTGTACTCTTTGGAAGCGTCAGCCGCGCCCTGCATCATCTCTTCGATGTTAATGCCTGCTGTTGCGATTGGCAGCAAACCTACAGCTGTAAGTACGGAATAACGTCCGCCAACATCATCCGGAATGATGAACGATTCATAACCTTCTTCATTCGCCAGTTTTTTGAGTGCTCCGCGCTCTTTGTCTGTTGTTGCATAGATGCGTTTGCGAGCTTCCTCTTTACCGTATTTTTTCTCCAGAGCTGCACGGAAAATACGGAATGCAATAGCCGGTTCCGTTGTTGTACCGGATTTGGAGATGACATTTACGGAGAAGTCTTTTCCTTCTACCAGATCAAGCAAATGTGTTACGTACGTGGAGCTGATGTTGTTACCTGCAAAATAGATCTCAGGTGTTTTGCGTTTGTCTTTTGGCAAATTGTTGTAGAAGGAGTGTGTCAGCATTTCGATTGCGGCGCGTGCACCCAGGTAAGATCCGCCGATACCAATAACGATCAGCACTTCGGAATCGCTTTGGATTTTGGCAGCCGCTTTTTGAATGCGGGCAAATTCTTCTTTATCGTACGCTGTTGGCAGGTCGATCCATCCCAGATAGTCGGAACCTGTTCCTGTACCGTTGTGAAGCTGCTCGTGAGCCAAACGGATTGGTTCAGCGAAATAATCTACTTCGTGCTGATTCACAAATTGCAATGCTGTGCTATAGTCAAATGTCACTTTTTTTGCCATGATCTCAAAAACCTCCTGATATCGGTATAATATTTCCGGTTTCGATACTAAACAACTTAGCCTAAGGATACTTCAAATCCACCGGGCTGACAAGCTCGCAGCACGAACTTCGTCGTTAACAGTCAAGAAGCAAAAAGGGCAAACCGAATCCGCAGGGCCGCGGTTCAGGTTCCCCTTCTTGTGTTATTCCGCCGGGTACGAGCAGACGTAGTCGGTAACGCTGCGTATCTCCAGTTTGAATTTGGATTCGGCAGGCACGTGGAATGTCGCTTGGCCTTGAATCTCCTGCCACTCTTCTTTACCAGGAAGCAGTACTCTCAGGTCTCCAGATAGAATCTCCATGATTTCACGGGAGTCCGTACCGAATTCATAACTCCCTGGAAGCATGATGCCCAGCGTCACTTTGCTGCCATCTCCCAAAATAACTGTTCTGCTGGTTACCTGACCATCATAATAAATGTTGGCCTCTTTCACTACACTGACTTGATCAAATTGTGACATGCGTACCCGCTCCCCTGAAGTTAATGAAAACAATAGGCAATACAGCTTAGGGCGACATGCTGCCCTAATACTGCGGAAATAACAACTGTCATGAGCCTGAACCGCCGTAAGCCGTTCCGCCCATGACAGCATCTGTAAAGCTATACCTTATATGAACTCTTGAAGCACAGCTTTTACAGCAGTGCTTTTACGCGGCTAACTACGTTATCCACAGTAAAGCCATACTCCTGGATTACACGGTCGCCAGGCGCGGAAGCACCAAATGTGCTGATTCCGAGAATGTCGCCTTGATCTCCAACATATTTTTCCCAGCCCATCGGGTGAGCCATTTCGATCGCAAGACGAGCTTTAACATCCGGAAGAAGAACGGACTCTTTGTAAGCTTTGTCTTGTTTCTCGAACAGATCCCAGCTTGGCATGCTGATAACGCGAACTTGAATGCCCTGCTCAGCAAGTGCTGCTTGAGCTTTAACAGCCAGCTGCACTTCAGAACCTGTAGCAATGATTTGTGCTGCCGGTTTGCCGTCTTTGGCATCGGACACCACGTAAGCACCACGTTTTACGTTCTCACGCGCACCTTCTACCGTCCCTTCAAGGATCGGCAAGTTTTGACGAGTCAGCACTAAGGCAACCGGGTTGCTCTTGTTCTCAAGCGCGTAAGCCCAAGCTGCTGAAGTCTCGTTACCGTCAGCCGGACGAATTACCGTCAGATTCGGGATGATGCGCAGGGATGCCAATTGCTCGATTGGTTCGTGCGTAGGTCCATCTTCACCAACAGCGATACTGTCGTGAGTCAGGACATACGTCACTGGCAGGCTCATCAGGGCAGCCAGACGAACAGCTGGGCGCAGGTAGTCGGTAAATACGAAGAACGTACCGCCGAATACTTTCACACCGCTGTGCAGCGCCATACCGTTCATCGCTCCAGCCATACCAAACTCACGGATACCGAAGTAGATGTTACGTCCGGCGTAGTCTTCTGGAGAGAAGTTGGTCAGGTTGTTCAAGTGAGTCATTGTGGAGCTTTCCAGGTCAGCTGAACCACCTGTCAAATGAGGCACGTTGTGCGCCAGACCGTTCAATGCGTTACCGGATGCTACACGCGTAGACAACGCTTTGTCCGCTGCTGCATATTTAGGCAGATCACGATCCCAGCCCTCTGGAAGGTCGCCGTTAATTGCTGTTTCGAACTGAGCAGCCAGTTCAGGGTATGCTTTTTTGTACTCAGCAAACTGCTCGTCCCAAGCTTTGTTTGCAGCGATACCTTTTTCTTTTACTTGAGCAAAGTGATCGCGTACTTCAGCCGGTACGTGGAAGTTTTCTTCGTATACCCATTTATAATATTCTTTGGTCAGTTTAGCTTCTTCTGCACCTAGTGGAGATCCGTGAGTACCGCCGTGGCCGCCTTTACCTTGTTTGTTCGGGCTGCCGTAACCAATAACGGTTTTCACTTCGATCAATGTAGGACGCGATGTGTCCGCTTGACCTTCTTTGATTGCTTTTTCAATTGCAGGCAGATCGTTACCGTCTTCAACGCGCAGCACCTGCCAGCCATATGCGTCAAAGCGTTTTGCAATGCTTTCGGAAGAAGACAGATCCAGTTTGCCATCCAGCGTAATGTCGTTGGAATCAAACAGCATGATCAGTTTGCCAAGGCCCAGACGTCCAGCCAGGGAAGCAGATTCATGGGATACGCCTTCCATCAGGTCTCCATCACCGCAGATTGCATATGTGTAGTGATCAACAACGTTGAATTGATCTTTGTTGTAAGTTGCGCCCAGCTGAGCTTCAGCCATCGCCATACCAACTGCCATTGCAATACCTTGCCCCAGTGGTCCGGTAGTTGCATCAACACCAGCTGTATGTCCGAATTCCGGGTGACCCGGAGTTTTGCTTCCCCATTGACGGAATTGCTTCAATTCTTCCATCGGAAGATCGTAGCCGCTCAGGTGCAGCAAGCTGTACAGAAGCATGGAGCCATGTCCTGCGGACAGCACAAAGCGGTCCCGGTTAATCCAAGTCGGGTGGTCCGGGTTATGAGTCATCGTTTTTGCAAAAAGCTGGTACCCCATTGGAGCAGAGCCCATCGGCATACCCGGGTGTCCGGAGTTTGCCTTCTCAATTGCATCAATCGCCAAAGTACGTACGGTTGTAATCGACAGGTTGTCGATTGTAGTGTTCTCGTCCTTTTGAATCGCTTCGTTCTTGTCAGTCATGGTTTGTCCTCCTCATGTCTTTAGATAAGTCGGGTGCGCAAGCGAGTCCCTCTCATCATACAAGCAAACCGCATAAACAATAAGTGAATCCGCTTGAATGTTTCATTTTGACTTATTCACTTTTGTATTGTATCACTTGGCGTGAAGCTTTTCCATAACCTTCTTTTAGAAAGTTACGGAAAATTGTGCTGATTCCTGGGTGAACCTTGCTAATCCATCGGATGAAGTATAACCTTTAACTCAAAATCCATACCCTTTGCAGCAGGAAAAGCGAAATTTGTACGTGATCCCCACTGCTCGATTCAGAAACAATGCAGGTGGTTTATTTTCAAATAGAATGAAACGCTCAGGGCTTCTTTACGGCTTCTTTCGATTTATAACAGTAAATCAGCCACAGCATACTTTTAACGTTTATTCCCAGGGAGGGCCCCTATTATGTCAGATACAGCGCAGCACCCGTCGAATGCATCAAAATCATCATTACCCTGGTTATCCGGGATCGTAACCGGATTCGTCAGCGGATTTGTTCTGGGCTTCTTTCTCAAAGCTGTACAGGCATTAACCGGTGAAAACGTGTATACCCTGCTGCTTAATATTGATTTTATGCCGGGTCTTCCTCCCCGCCTGCCGGAATGGATCGAATTCGCCCTGCACCTTGCTGTTTCTGCTGCCATCGGTGTTTTTTATATGTGGTGGATTAAACGTTCCGGCCACCCCATCTGCCGGGGAATCATACTCGGTGGCGTTTCCTCCCTTCTGTACATTCCCTTGTCGCCGTTATCTCCGCGTGTTCCAGACCTGAATGACATGGGGGCCATCCTATACTGGGCAGCTGGTCATCTGCTGTTTGGTGCAGTGCTTGGTCTGTGCGGAAAATATGTGCAGGCCAAAAAGCGGCATCCGGTTCATCAGTGAACCAGCGCCGCTTTTTGGGCTTGATTGTTTATCATTCTCTTGCGAGGTTACGGATCAACCTTGCACAGTATTAAAGCGTCAATTTAAAACACAACCGTTTTATTTTCATGAACAAGTACACGGTCCTCTACATGCCATTTCACAGCACGTGCAAGAACAACACGCTCAATGGTACGTCCAATCCGTTTCAATTCCGTCACGTCATCCCCATGGCTTACACGCTGCACGTCCTGCTCGATAATTGGACCTCCATCCAGCTCTTCGGTTACATAATGCGCCGTTGCCCCAATGATCTTCACACCGCGGTTATAGGCCTGAGCGTACGGTTTACCGCCGACAAAAGCAGGCAGGAACGAATGATGAATATTGATAATACGGTTGCGATAATGTTCAATGAACATCGGAGAAATGATCTGCATATAACGTGCGAGAATAATCACATCAACATCACTGCCGATCACTTCAAGCTGACGCTGCTCCGCTTCTTTTTTCGTATCCGCCGTAACCGGAATATGATGGTACGGGATACCAAACGACTCCACATAATCCTTCATGTCCAGATGGTTGCTGACGACAAGCGCAATATCGGCATCCAGATCACCAGCCTGCCACTGCCACAGCAGCTCTACCAGACAGTGATCCTCTTTCGATACAAAGATAGCCAGTCTTTTTTTGCGGCTGACCGCCGAAAGCGACCATTCCATTTTGAATCGCGCTGCGACTTCAGCAAAGTCTGCTTCGAGCTCTGCCAGATTGCTCTCCAGCTGCGGAAGATCAAATTCGATCCGCATAAAGAACATGCCGCCTGCCGGGTCCATTGTATATTGGTCAGACTGTACAATGTTAGCACCGTGCTGGTGCAAAAAGTGCGATACCGCTGCAACAATTCCCGGGCCATCCGGACAGGAAATGAGCATACGTGCTCGATTGGCACGATTCAGATCTTCAGGTCGTTTTTGTTTAGCATGAATCTCCATCAGGTTAATCTTCCTCCTTCAATTTAGGCCAACCAGACTTGCAAGGTATATCAAGCCGGGCCTGCAGGGGTTACCCTGCAAGCCAAGCAATCAAACGGTGATTAATTTGTTCTTCATTCAGATTAGGGAACAGCTCCGCTTCAATGACCATGTCATACAAGCGTTCCAGCGGTTCACGCGGATCGGCTTTTTTGGCTTTGGCATCATTTTTGAGCAGTGTCCATACATCAAGCACATAAGCACGGGAATCCAGTTCCTTCCCTTTGAAGAAGTGCTGCAGCTGTTCCACCTCGTTCAGGAACTCCTGACCGAATCGGCCTTCTACATCCCCACGCAGCAGCGCAATTTCGATTTCATACATTGGACGCTGGGTTTTGGCATCCTTACCAATCCAAGGCGTCTCCAGAATGAATGGACGATCGCTTAATTTTTCATGATTTACAATGCGATTAATCGCTTCGAAACCGATCCAGCCAGAACCAATCGGTGTGTGACGGTCTTTGCGCGCACCTGCAGCGTTTTTACTGTCGTTAATATGCATGACGGCAATACGTTCAAGCCCGACTGTACGATCAAACTGATCCAGTACACCGTCCAGATCATTGACGATATCATAACCCGCATCATGAATGTGACATGTATCCATACACACAGTCAGACGCTCGTTATGTGTTACCTTCTCTATGATCTGTGCAATTTCTTCAAAACTGCGTCCCATTTCGGTCCCTTTACCTGCCATCGTTTCCAGCGCAATGTTCACATCTGTTTCCTGAATGCCATCCAGCACTTCATTTAACCCCTGCGCAATGCGCTCAATACCGTAATGTGCATCCTTGTCCGTAAATGCACCCGGATGCAGCACAATGTTTTTCACACCAATGGCATGTGTACGGCGAATTTCCTCCTGAAGGAAATCCACAGCCAGTCTGTAGGTGCTGTCCTTGTAAGAACCCAGATTAATGATGTAAGGCGCGTGGACGACAATTTCCTCGAATCCGCCTGCCTGCATGGCCAGCTTGCCTTCCTCGATAAACATCGATTCAATAGGCTTGCGGCGTGTATTCTGCGGTGCACCCGTATATATCATAAACGAAGTGGATCCGTACGAGGACGCTTCCTTCGCTGCACTCAATAATCCCTTGTCCGAAAAGGACACGTGGGAGCCAATTTTCAGCATCATTTATCCCCCTTTTTCTGAATTATCCCTTATCATAACGCGATTATCGAAATAAATCTAGAAATGAGCTATAATTCGGATGAGAGGCTTTTTTTGGCAGCTGA harbors:
- a CDS encoding secondary thiamine-phosphate synthase enzyme YjbQ, with translation MLFKQSLSTSARDEMKEITRDVKQVVLSSGVQNGTVLIYCPHTTAGIAINENADPDVKHDVLLRLDEVYPWEHPEYRHAEGNTASHLKSITSGPSQTVIIHEGRLLLGRWQGIYFCEFDGPREREYFIKIMQG
- a CDS encoding TetR/AcrR family transcriptional regulator, coding for MARRAVEQELSRERILEAARHLFITKGYRAISMRSIGQHLGYSHGSLYYHFKEKAELFYAIVVEDFNHLGHLLLQAMVRPVAGGVSKVEHILMEFIRFGLENPYQYEIMFMIRDEELLSYCRTEQGRCFELFASIIRQYMKEEGCAEEDIQHVPRTLFLAMHGFISYYIQDRLTFAEIESSALSHVKVLCRNLGQQPGVQ
- a CDS encoding pyrimidine/purine nucleoside phosphorylase, which gives rise to MSQFDQVSVVKEANIYYDGQVTSRTVILGDGSKVTLGIMLPGSYEFGTDSREIMEILSGDLRVLLPGKEEWQEIQGQATFHVPAESKFKLEIRSVTDYVCSYPAE
- the cysT gene encoding sulfate ABC transporter permease subunit CysT; amino-acid sequence: MNTVLRHKGWTWGFRSTVLLYFIVLIVLPIIGVYVNSFSEGWSNFAESIMDPIAWKAVLLTVRLAVVAALINVILGTMIAWVLTRYRFFGRSFLNSLVDLPFALPTAVGGLMIMLLLGPVSAVGKLAASMGFEIVFHQPAIIIAMTFVTFPFVIRAVQPLLEEIDPSEEEASYTMGASRARTFMQVILPSMAPGMISGGMLAFSRALAEFGAVVLVAGNIPGRTLTASVFIYGEIESDNPTGAAAVSVLLLTLSFLILWLINLVQMRGRKR
- a CDS encoding glucose-6-phosphate isomerase translates to MAKKVTFDYSTALQFVNQHEVDYFAEPIRLAHEQLHNGTGTGSDYLGWIDLPTAYDKEEFARIQKAAAKIQSDSEVLIVIGIGGSYLGARAAIEMLTHSFYNNLPKDKRKTPEIYFAGNNISSTYVTHLLDLVEGKDFSVNVISKSGTTTEPAIAFRIFRAALEKKYGKEEARKRIYATTDKERGALKKLANEEGYESFIIPDDVGGRYSVLTAVGLLPIATAGINIEEMMQGAADASKEYSNPNVAENEAYQYAAVRNALYRKGKGTEILVNYEPSLHFVSEWWKQLFGESEGKDYKGIYPASVDFSTDLHSMGQFIQEGSRNIFETVIQVAEVSEHISIEADADDLDGLNFLEGKTMDFVNKKAFQGTLLAHTDGQVPNLIVNIPDMTPYSFGYLVYFFEKACGISGYLLGVNPFDQPGVEAYKKNMFALLGKPGFEEEKAALEARLSE
- a CDS encoding YigZ family protein, producing the protein MMERYRTVRGSGQLEIVIKKSRFIGHIMPVTTEQEAIAFIDDIKKKHWNATHNCSAYMIGERDEIQKQSDDGEPSGTAGKPILEVIKNQQLKNVAIVVTRYFGGIMLGAGGLIRAYTDGAVAAIEAGEAITKLLHREVFVELDYTWLGKVENELRSREVRTGETAFTDKVTLTCLPPDSETEAFIAWITDLTQGQSRITEGQRLYFIEGE
- the purU gene encoding formyltetrahydrofolate deformylase; this encodes MEIHAKQKRPEDLNRANRARMLISCPDGPGIVAAVSHFLHQHGANIVQSDQYTMDPAGGMFFMRIEFDLPQLESNLAELEADFAEVAARFKMEWSLSAVSRKKRLAIFVSKEDHCLVELLWQWQAGDLDADIALVVSNHLDMKDYVESFGIPYHHIPVTADTKKEAEQRQLEVIGSDVDVIILARYMQIISPMFIEHYRNRIINIHHSFLPAFVGGKPYAQAYNRGVKIIGATAHYVTEELDGGPIIEQDVQRVSHGDDVTELKRIGRTIERVVLARAVKWHVEDRVLVHENKTVVF
- a CDS encoding deoxyribonuclease IV; this translates as MLKIGSHVSFSDKGLLSAAKEASSYGSTSFMIYTGAPQNTRRKPIESMFIEEGKLAMQAGGFEEIVVHAPYIINLGSYKDSTYRLAVDFLQEEIRRTHAIGVKNIVLHPGAFTDKDAHYGIERIAQGLNEVLDGIQETDVNIALETMAGKGTEMGRSFEEIAQIIEKVTHNERLTVCMDTCHIHDAGYDIVNDLDGVLDQFDRTVGLERIAVMHINDSKNAAGARKDRHTPIGSGWIGFEAINRIVNHEKLSDRPFILETPWIGKDAKTQRPMYEIEIALLRGDVEGRFGQEFLNEVEQLQHFFKGKELDSRAYVLDVWTLLKNDAKAKKADPREPLERLYDMVIEAELFPNLNEEQINHRLIAWLAG
- the tkt gene encoding transketolase, which translates into the protein MTDKNEAIQKDENTTIDNLSITTVRTLAIDAIEKANSGHPGMPMGSAPMGYQLFAKTMTHNPDHPTWINRDRFVLSAGHGSMLLYSLLHLSGYDLPMEELKQFRQWGSKTPGHPEFGHTAGVDATTGPLGQGIAMAVGMAMAEAQLGATYNKDQFNVVDHYTYAICGDGDLMEGVSHESASLAGRLGLGKLIMLFDSNDITLDGKLDLSSSESIAKRFDAYGWQVLRVEDGNDLPAIEKAIKEGQADTSRPTLIEVKTVIGYGSPNKQGKGGHGGTHGSPLGAEEAKLTKEYYKWVYEENFHVPAEVRDHFAQVKEKGIAANKAWDEQFAEYKKAYPELAAQFETAINGDLPEGWDRDLPKYAAADKALSTRVASGNALNGLAHNVPHLTGGSADLESSTMTHLNNLTNFSPEDYAGRNIYFGIREFGMAGAMNGMALHSGVKVFGGTFFVFTDYLRPAVRLAALMSLPVTYVLTHDSIAVGEDGPTHEPIEQLASLRIIPNLTVIRPADGNETSAAWAYALENKSNPVALVLTRQNLPILEGTVEGARENVKRGAYVVSDAKDGKPAAQIIATGSEVQLAVKAQAALAEQGIQVRVISMPSWDLFEKQDKAYKESVLLPDVKARLAIEMAHPMGWEKYVGDQGDILGISTFGASAPGDRVIQEYGFTVDNVVSRVKALL